A single region of the Salvia miltiorrhiza cultivar Shanhuang (shh) chromosome 8, IMPLAD_Smil_shh, whole genome shotgun sequence genome encodes:
- the LOC131001197 gene encoding phosphoenolpyruvate carboxylase kinase 1-like, which produces MSGELERDYTVGEQIGRGRYGVVSRCHAAVTGQCFAVKSIEKRLIQDDAVDSLCLQNEAKLMQLVSGHPNVVGVFDVYEDEDFLHVVLEYCGGGDLFERITARPVLTESEARRVLLPLMEAIAHCHHHGIAHRDIKPDNILFNNYDELKLADFGSAECFGSGGLMSGIVGTPYYVAPEVLAGRDYNETVDVWSAGVILYIMLAGIPPFYGESAQEIFEAVLRANLRFPRKVFSSVSPEAKDLLRRMLCKDISRRFSADQVLRHPWMKNGGDSIDVALLA; this is translated from the exons ATGAGTGGAGAGCTAGAGAGAGACTACACAGTGGGCGAGCAGATCGGGAGGGGCAGATACGGCGTCGTTTCGAGGTGCCACGCCGCCGTCACCGGCCAGTGCTTCGCCGTGAAGTCGATCGAGAAGCGCCTCATCCAGGACGATGCCGTCGACAGCCTCTGCCTCCAAAACGAGGCGAAGCTCATGCAACTCGTCTCGGGCCACCCGAATGTCGTCGGAGTTTTCGATGTGTACGAGGACGAAGACTTCCTGCATGTCGTTTTGGAGTATTGCGGCGGCGGCGATCTTTTTGAACGGATCACCGCCCGACCCGTTCTCACCGAGTCGGAAGCCCGCCGAGTCCTG TTGCCACTAATGGAGGCCATAGCACACTGCCACCACCACGGAATAGCCCATCGGGACATCAAACCCGACAACATTCTCTTCAACAACTACGATGAGCTGAAACTTGCAGATTTTGGTTCAGCTGAGTGCTTTGGCAGTGGAGGGCTAATGTCTGGCATTGTTGGGACCCCCTACTATGTTGCCCCAGAGGTATTAGCAGGCAGGGACTACAACGAAACGGTTGATGTGTGGAGTGCGGGTGTCATCTTGTACATAATGCTAGCCGGGATCCCTCCTTTCTATGGGGAGTCGGCGCAGGAGATTTTTGAGGCTGTGCTTAGGGCGAATCTGAGATTCCCAAGAAAAGTTTTCAGTTCTGTTTCACCAGAAGCTAAGGATCTGCTGAGACGAATGCTTTGCAAGGATATCTCTCGAAGGTTCTCAGCTGACCAAGTTCTAA GGCATCCGTGGATGAAAAATGGTGGCGACTCCATAGACGTGGCTCTTCTTGCTTGA
- the LOC131001196 gene encoding low affinity inorganic phosphate transporter 1-like has protein sequence MAKKQLEVLNALDVAKTQWYHFTAIVIAGMGFFTDAYDLFCISLVTKLLGRLYYTVEGAEKPGSLPPNVAAAVNGVAFCGTLTGQLFFGWLGDKLGRKKVYGMTLMMMVICSIASGLSLGSRPKAVMATLCFFRFWLGFGIGGDYPLSATIMSEYANKKTRGAFIAAVFAMQGFGILAGGMVAIIMSSAFKAAYPAPAYEVDPAASLPAASDYVWRLIVMFGALPAALTYYWRMKMPETARYTALVAKNAKQAAADMSRVLQVDLEAEPERVVEEKGKQFGLFSKEFLRRHGLHLLGTTSTWFLLDIAFYSQNLFQKDIFSAIGWIPAAKTMNALEEVFRIARAQTLIALCSTVPGYWFTVVFIDRIGRFAIQIMGFTMMTIFMFALAIPYDHWTHKDNRIGFVIMYSLTFFFANFGPNATTFVVPAEIFPARFRSTCHGISSAAGKAGAMVGAFGFLYAAQSKDPKKTDAGYPAGIGVRNSLLVLGCVNALGVMFTFLVPESNGKSLEEMSRENENENENENVEMGDVHDARTVPL, from the coding sequence CGTTGCGAAAACGCAATGGTACCATTTCACGGCGATCGTGATCGCCGGAATGGGATTCTTCACGGACGCCTACGATCTCTTCTGCATCTCTCTTGTAACGAAGCTCCTCGGACGTCTCTACTACACCGTCGAGGGGGCTGAGAAGCCAGGGTCTCTGCCCCCTAACGTTGCCGCCGCCGTCAACGGCGTCGCCTTCTGCGGCACCCTCACCGGCCAGCTGTTCTTCGGGTGGCTCGGTGATAAATTAGGCCGGAAAAAAGTTTACGGCATGACGCTGATGATGATGGTTATCTGCTCCATCGCCTCCGGCCTGTCCCTGGGCAGCCGCCCAAAGGCAGTGATGGCGACGCTTTGCTTCTTCCGGTTCTGGCTAGGGTTCGGCATCGGTGGCGACTACCCACTCTCCGCCACCATCATGTCGGAGTATGCCAACAAGAAGACCCGTGGCGCTTTCATCGCCGCCGTATTTGCCATGCAGGGGTTTGGGATTCTCGCCGGCGGGATGGTGGCGATCATCATGTCGTCGGCCTTCAAGGCCGCGTACCCGGCCCCGGCCTACGAGGTGGACCCGGCGGCCTCTCTCCCGGCGGCGTCGGACTACGTGTGGCGGCTGATCGTCATGTTCGGCGCGCTCCCAGCCGCCCTGACCTACTACTGGCGGATGAAGATGCCGGAGACCGCCCGCTACACCGCCCTGGTGGCGAAGAACGCgaagcaggcggcggcggaCATGTCTAGGGTTTTGCAAGTGGATCTGGAGGCGGAGCCCGAGAGAGTTGTGGAAGAAAAGGGGAAGCAGTTCGGATTGTTCTCCAAGGAATTCCTCCGGCGGCACGGCCTGCATCTCCTGGGCACGACGAGCACGTGGTTCCTCCTCGACATTGCCTTCTACAGCCAGAACCTCTTCCAGAAAGACATCTTCAGCGCCATCGGCTGGATTCCGGCGGCCAAGACCATGAACGCCTTAGAAGAAGTTTTCAGAATTGCAAGGGCTCAAACTCTGATCGCTCTCTGCAGCACTGTCCCTGGCTACTGGTTCACTGTCGTCTTCATCGACAGAATTGGAAGATTCGCCATCCAGATTATGGGATTCACGATGATGACCATCTTCATGTTTGCATTAGCCATTCCCTACGATCACTGGACTCACAAAGACAACAGGATCGGCTTCGTCATCATGTACTCGTTGACGTTTTTCTTCGCCAACTTCGGCCCCAACGCAACGACGTTTGTGGTGCCGGCGGAGATATTTCCGGCGAGGTTCAGGTCGACCTGCCACGGGATCTCGTCGGCGGCGGGGAAGGCTGGGGCGATGGTGGGGGCGTTCGGATTCTTGTACGCGGCTCAGTCCAAGGATCCAAAGAAGACGGATGCGGGTTACCCGGCGGGGATCGGAGTGAGAAACTCGCTGCTGGTGCTGGGGTGTGTGAATGCTTTGGGCGTTATGTTCACGTTTTTGGTGCCCGAGTCAAACGGGAAGTCACTGGAGGAAATGTCGAGGGAaaatgagaatgagaatgaaAACGAGAATGTGGAGATGGGGGATGTTCATGATGCTAGGACGGTTCCGCTTTGA